From Labrus bergylta chromosome 22, fLabBer1.1, whole genome shotgun sequence, one genomic window encodes:
- the LOC136177535 gene encoding mucin-5AC-like, whose translation TITAPTTTTLAPTTTTAAPTTTTAAPTTIAAPTTTSVVPTTTTAAPTTTTAAPTTTAAPTTTTSAPTTTTASPTTTTATTTTAASTTTTAAPTTTTAAQTTTTAALTTTTATTTTATPTTTTAAPITTTTAKTTTTAAPTTTTATPTTTKAAPTSTTDASTTTTAAPQIITAPTTTTAIPTTTTAAMTTTAAAPTTTTTAAPTTTTAAPPTTTSAPTTTTSAPTTTTAAPTPTTAAPTTPATTTTTAALTTTTAAMTTTKAAPTTTTSAPTTTTASPTTTIASPTTRAGAATTTSGQKTSIDDPTTASPTTTTATTTTTAAAPTTTTAAPTTTTATTTTAVPTTTTATTTTTTTAALTTTTAAPTTITAVPKTTIPAPTTTEVAPTTTAAPTTTTAAPTTTAAPTTTSEAPTTTTAAQTTTTAAPTTTITAPTTTTATPTITTAAPITTTTAKTTITAAPTTTTATPTTTKAAPTSTTDASTTTTAAPQIITAPTTTTAAPTTTTAIPTTTTAALTTTSAAPTTTTAAPTTTTAAPTTTTAAPTTTTATPTSTTDPLQQQQQELQQQQRVKKPPQMIQQQHLQQQPQPPQQQKQLQQQPQLLQQQPRPLRSNNNHSCSNNDDSCSNNHHCRTNNNHSCSYNHDSPSNNDDSRSNNNHSFSNYNHSYNRNNYSSLPNHHSSSNNHSSSYSHCCSNNKHSCSNNNHSCSNNNNNSSKKNHSSSYNNNCSSNNNHSCSNNNDSCSNNKHSYSNNNHSHSNNNHSCSNNNHCSLYNVDDSSNNNHCCSNKDCNYNNHSRSNLNHSCSNNNHSNSYNNHSS comes from the exons accattacagctccaacaaccaccactctagctccaacaacaactacagccgctccaacaacaactacagctgctccaacaacaatagctgctcctacaaccacgtcagtagttccaacaacaaccactgccgCTCCAACAActacgacagctgctccaacaaccacagctgctcctacaaccactacatcagctccaacaacaaccacagcttctccaacaacaaccacagcaacaacaaccactgcagcttcaacaacgaccacagctgccccaacaacaacaacagctgctcaaacaactaccactgcagctctaacaacaaccacagcaacaacaaccacagctactccaacaacaaccacagctgctccaataacaaccacaaccgctaaaacaacaaccacagctgctccaacaacaaccacagctacaccaacaacaaccaaagctgcaccaacatcaaccacagatgcatcaacaacaaccacagccgccccacaaatcatcacagctccaacaacaaccacagctattccaacaaccaccactgcagctatgacaacaacagcagcagctccaacaacgaccacaa cagcagctccaacaacaaccacagctgctccaccaacaaccacatcagctccaacaacaaccacatcagctccaacaacaaccacagcagctccaacaccaacgacagctgctccaacaacccctgcaacaacaaccacaacagcagctctaacaacaaccacagcagctatgacaacaacaaaagcagctccaacaacgaccacaagtgctccaacaacaacaacagcatctccaacaacaaccatagcctctccaacaacaagagcaggagctgcaacaacaacatcagGTCAAAAAACCTCCATAGATGATCCAACaacagcatctccaacaacaaccacagccactacgacaacaacagcagcagctccaacaacaaccacagctgctcccacaacaactacagcaacaacaaccacagctgttccaacaacaaccacagcaacaacaaccacaaccacaacagcagctctaacaacaaccacagctgctcccacaaccatAACAGCAGTTCCAAAAACAACCATcccggctccaacaacaaccgaagtcgctccaacaaccacagccgctccaacaacaaccacagctgctccaacaacaacagctgctcctacaaccacgtcagaagctccaacaacaaccactgcagctcaaacaacaactacagctgcaccaacaacaaccattacagctccaacaaccaccactgctaCTCCAACaataaccacagctgctccaataacaaccacaacCGCTAAAACAAcaatcacagctgctccaacaacaaccacagctacaccaacaacaaccaaagctgcaccaacatcaaccacagatgcatcaacaacaaccacagccgccccacaaatcatcacagctccaacaacaactactgcagctccaacaacaaccacagctattccaacaaccaccactgcagctctaacaacaacttcagccgctccaacaacaaccacagccgccccaacaaccaccactgcagctccaacaacaaccacagctgctccaacaacaaccacagctacaccaacatcaaccacagat cctctccaacaacaacagcaggagctccaacaacaacagcggGTCAAGAAACCACCACAGATGATCCAACaacagcatctccaacaacaaccacagccgccacaacaacaaaagcagctccaacaacagccacagctactccaacaacaaccacggcctCT ccgctccaacaataaccacagctgctccaacaacgacgacagctgctcaaacaaccaccactgcaggaCTAACaataaccacagctgctcctacaaccacgacagccCTTCCAACAACGACGACAGCAggtcaaacaacaaccacagcttctccaactaTAACCACAGCTACAACAGGAACAACTACAGTAGCCTAccaaaccaccacagcagctccaacaaccatagcagctcctacagccactgctgctcaaacaacaaacacagctgctccaacaacaaccacagctgctccaacaacaataacaacagttCCAAAAAGAACCACAGCAGCTCgtacaacaacaactgcagctccaacaacaaccacagctgctccaacaataacgacagctgctccaacaacaaacacagctactcaaacaacaaccacagccactccaacaacaaccacagctgctccaacaacaaccactgcagttTATACAATGTCGACGACAGCtcaaacaataaccactgctgctcgaacaaggactgcaattataacaaccacagccgctccaatctcaaccacagctgctccaacaacaaccacagcaactcctacaacaaccacagcagctaa
- the LOC136177534 gene encoding mucin-13-like gives MTSSTPTTTTAAITTTAATTTTTATTTTAAPTTTTEAPTTTTASTTTTTATTTTAAPTTTTEGPTTTTATTTTTAALTTTTAAPTTTAAAPSMTTSAPTTTTASPTTTIASPTTTAGAPTTTAGQKTSIDDPTTASPTTTTATTTTTAAAPTTTTAAPPTTTSAPTTTTSAPTTTTAAPTPTTAAPTTTATTTTTAALTT, from the coding sequence atgaccTCAAgtactccaacaacaaccacagctgctataacaaccacagctgctaccACAACAacgacagcaacaacaaccacagctgctccaacaaccaccactgaagctccaacaacaaccacagcttctacaacaacaaccacagcaacaacaaccacagctgctccaacaaccaccactgaaggtccaacaacaaccacagcaacaacaaccacaacagcagctctaacaacaaccacagcagctccaacaacaacagcagcagctccatcaATGACCACaagtgctccaacaacaaccacagcatctccaacaacaaccatagcctctccaacaacaacggcaggagctccaacaacaacagcaggtcaAAAAACCTCCATAGATGATCCAACaacagcatctccaacaacaaccacagccactacaacaacaacagcagcagctccaacaacaaccacagctgctccaccaacaaccacatcagctccaacaacaaccacatcagctccaacaacaaccacagcagctccaacaccaacgacagctgctccaacaaccactgcaacaacaaccacaacagcagctctaacaaca